Proteins encoded together in one Chitinophaga lutea window:
- a CDS encoding YeiH family protein: MPKQKPLHEDWIAVILAFAGILLILLGLRPAMPKFDWNHVSELGEKLTSTANLGRMGVLYLWMLGSLLIAFVLGGKKITAQLATGLLAIMLISMFAQVITGQAGVKDLGIEIVLFSLLLGLFISNVTGLPGFIKPALQTELFIKTGLVLLGTGIIFQELVKGGGLGVLQSVVVVFTVWYFTFWLCKKFRLDDEFRMMISSAVSICGVSAAIATSGAIEGDNKKLSHVISLVLIVAIPMMIFMPYVARWMNMPPEVAGAWLGGTIDTSGAVVAAGTLLGEEALKYATLVKFSQNVLLGIAAFLISVWWTYSKKEGNQAKPGLGTIWERFPKFVLGFIVVSLVFSFLLTPGLVKEVKGSIKDLQTCYFALAFACIGLETKFTDIFRMENGRPAMAFIIAQVFNILITLAMAYLVFGGILFGKL; encoded by the coding sequence AAGACTGGATTGCAGTGATACTGGCCTTTGCCGGCATCCTGCTCATTTTGCTGGGCCTGCGCCCGGCTATGCCTAAATTCGACTGGAACCACGTGAGCGAGCTTGGCGAAAAGCTCACCAGCACCGCCAACCTTGGCCGTATGGGCGTGCTGTACCTCTGGATGCTTGGGAGCCTCCTGATCGCCTTTGTGCTCGGCGGGAAAAAAATCACTGCACAGCTGGCCACCGGCCTGCTGGCCATCATGCTCATTTCGATGTTCGCACAGGTGATCACCGGCCAGGCCGGCGTGAAAGACCTCGGCATCGAAATCGTGCTGTTCAGCCTGCTGCTGGGCCTTTTTATCAGCAACGTCACCGGCCTGCCGGGTTTCATCAAACCCGCGTTGCAAACCGAACTGTTCATCAAAACCGGCCTGGTGCTGCTCGGCACGGGCATTATTTTCCAGGAACTGGTGAAAGGCGGCGGGCTCGGCGTATTGCAGTCCGTGGTGGTGGTGTTCACCGTATGGTATTTTACGTTCTGGCTCTGTAAAAAATTCCGCCTCGACGACGAGTTCCGGATGATGATATCCAGCGCCGTGAGCATCTGCGGCGTATCGGCGGCCATCGCCACTTCCGGGGCCATCGAAGGTGACAACAAAAAACTCAGCCACGTGATTTCCCTGGTGCTGATCGTGGCCATTCCCATGATGATTTTTATGCCGTATGTAGCCCGGTGGATGAATATGCCGCCCGAAGTAGCGGGCGCCTGGCTCGGCGGCACCATCGATACGTCCGGCGCCGTAGTGGCGGCGGGCACGCTGCTTGGCGAAGAAGCGCTGAAGTACGCCACACTGGTGAAATTTTCGCAGAACGTACTGCTCGGCATCGCGGCATTTCTCATTTCCGTTTGGTGGACATACTCCAAAAAAGAAGGCAACCAGGCCAAACCGGGACTGGGCACCATCTGGGAGCGTTTCCCGAAATTCGTGCTGGGTTTCATCGTGGTGTCGCTGGTGTTTTCTTTCCTGCTCACCCCGGGCCTCGTGAAGGAAGTGAAAGGCAGCATCAAAGACCTGCAGACCTGTTACTTTGCCCTCGCCTTTGCCTGCATCGGCCTTGAAACAAAATTCACCGACATCTTCAGAATGGAAAATGGCCGCCCTGCCATGGCCTTCATCATCGCGCAGGTGTTCAATATCCTGATCACGCTTGCCATGGCGTATCTCGTATTCGGCGGGATACTGTTCGGCAAACTATGA
- a CDS encoding RHS repeat domain-containing protein yields MKKTVFLLLIAGAAFTACKKDKNNGGQPNITKYITKMTEKDAEGLETTIDFTWNAKNQLVTLTDSDGPTRTFTYDGAGRLIKQKMENGDESEEYTFTYTAAGLPEKYVRRSVDGNGDEGVFNGVYTITDGKVSKIFEKDTDPESGHETYVEFGYAANNLATVTAVAGNNGTQDPVTKAVITLTHGSKRNPAAAMQLKYALTSELAIEAYSANEIKTLTMKFLGNTLTSTTTYEYDAAGFPTSSQTKEEDSDDVTKTTYQYK; encoded by the coding sequence ATGAAAAAGACAGTATTCCTGCTATTGATCGCAGGCGCAGCATTCACGGCCTGCAAAAAAGACAAAAACAACGGCGGCCAACCCAACATCACGAAGTACATCACGAAGATGACAGAAAAAGATGCAGAAGGACTGGAAACGACGATCGACTTTACCTGGAACGCAAAGAACCAGCTCGTCACCCTGACCGACAGCGACGGCCCCACCCGCACGTTCACATACGACGGCGCCGGGCGGCTCATTAAACAGAAAATGGAAAACGGCGACGAAAGCGAGGAATACACCTTCACCTACACCGCCGCAGGCCTTCCCGAAAAATATGTACGCCGGAGCGTGGACGGAAATGGCGACGAAGGGGTGTTTAACGGCGTTTACACGATCACGGACGGCAAGGTGAGCAAGATCTTCGAAAAGGACACGGACCCGGAAAGCGGGCACGAAACATACGTAGAATTCGGCTATGCAGCTAACAACCTGGCAACGGTTACCGCGGTGGCAGGCAATAACGGCACACAGGACCCGGTTACCAAGGCGGTGATCACCCTCACCCACGGTTCCAAAAGAAACCCGGCAGCGGCCATGCAGCTGAAATACGCCCTCACGTCGGAACTTGCGATAGAGGCCTACTCCGCCAACGAGATCAAAACGCTGACCATGAAGTTCCTCGGCAATACCCTCACCAGCACCACTACCTACGAATATGATGCAGCCGGGTTCCCCACTTCATCGCAGACGAAGGAAGAAGACAGCGACGATGTAACGAAGACGACCTACCAGTATAAATAA
- a CDS encoding thiamine-binding protein: MHKRTINLALQILPQVASDKVYAVVDEAIAVIQQSGVKYRVCPFETVMEGTYDQLMDIVKRTQEVCFKAGAGQLLVYIKIQNNQDADVSIEDKTGKYDG, encoded by the coding sequence ATGCATAAACGTACCATCAATCTGGCCCTGCAAATTTTACCGCAGGTGGCCTCCGATAAAGTATACGCCGTTGTAGACGAAGCCATCGCCGTGATCCAGCAATCCGGCGTCAAATACAGGGTGTGCCCGTTCGAAACCGTGATGGAGGGCACATACGACCAGCTCATGGATATCGTGAAACGTACGCAGGAAGTGTGTTTCAAGGCAGGAGCGGGGCAACTGCTGGTGTACATCAAAATCCAGAACAACCAGGATGCCGACGTGTCGATCGAAGACAAGACCGGCAAATACGACGGGTGA
- a CDS encoding bifunctional GNAT family N-acetyltransferase/carbon-nitrogen hydrolase family protein, translated as MAEETIEIRQLTAEDYRDLKESMVSAYADMPGSYWREGTIQRLTSLFPEGQIGVTVNGKVVGCALSIIVDYEKFGDDHTYEQITGFYTFNTHNPKGDTLYGIEVFVNPDYRGRRLARRLYDARKTLCEHLNLEGIVAGGRIPNYEKYAQQLSPREYIEKVRDKEIYDPTLTFQFSNDFIVKKILRNYLPNDAASKGFATLLQWFNIYYEKDRDTIRYNKSTVRIGLVQWQMRAYPGMAGLLQQVEFFVDAVSDYEADFVVFPEFFNAPLMMEFNQLDPAAAIRGLAKYTEELREAFSQMAVSYNVNIITGSMPIVEDDLLFNISYLCRRDGTHESFKKIHPTPSEVYSWGMKGGNEIRVFDTDCGKVGILICYDVEFPELSRILAQQGLQILFVPFLTDTQNGYNRVRFCAQARAIENECYVAIAGCVGNLPQVNNMDLQYAQSAVLTPSDFAFPVTGVKADATPNTEMIVVADVDLVLLKELHAFGSVQNLKDLRSDLYQVQLRKK; from the coding sequence ATGGCAGAAGAAACAATAGAGATCCGCCAGCTTACAGCGGAAGACTACCGTGATTTAAAGGAATCCATGGTGAGCGCCTACGCCGACATGCCGGGCTCGTACTGGCGCGAGGGCACCATTCAGCGGCTGACCTCCCTGTTCCCGGAAGGGCAGATAGGCGTGACCGTAAACGGGAAAGTCGTGGGATGCGCGCTGTCCATCATCGTGGACTATGAGAAGTTCGGCGATGATCACACTTACGAGCAGATTACCGGCTTTTATACCTTCAATACCCATAACCCGAAAGGCGACACGCTGTACGGCATCGAGGTGTTCGTAAACCCCGATTACCGCGGCAGACGCTTGGCGCGCCGCCTTTATGATGCGCGCAAAACGCTCTGCGAGCACCTGAACCTCGAAGGCATTGTGGCCGGTGGGCGTATCCCCAACTACGAAAAATATGCGCAGCAGCTGAGCCCGCGCGAATACATCGAAAAGGTGCGGGACAAGGAAATCTACGATCCCACGCTTACCTTCCAGTTTTCGAACGATTTCATCGTCAAAAAAATACTCCGGAACTACCTGCCCAACGATGCCGCCTCCAAAGGTTTCGCGACGCTGCTGCAGTGGTTCAATATCTATTACGAGAAAGACAGGGATACCATCCGCTATAACAAGTCCACCGTACGCATCGGCCTGGTGCAATGGCAGATGCGGGCCTATCCTGGCATGGCGGGCCTCCTGCAGCAGGTGGAGTTTTTTGTGGATGCGGTAAGCGATTACGAAGCCGACTTCGTGGTGTTCCCCGAATTCTTCAACGCCCCGCTGATGATGGAGTTCAACCAGCTCGACCCGGCAGCCGCCATCCGCGGCCTCGCCAAATACACGGAGGAGCTTCGCGAAGCGTTTTCCCAGATGGCTGTATCTTACAACGTCAACATCATTACCGGCAGCATGCCCATCGTGGAAGACGACCTGCTGTTCAATATTTCCTACCTCTGCCGCCGCGACGGCACGCATGAATCGTTTAAAAAGATACATCCCACGCCCAGCGAAGTATATTCCTGGGGCATGAAGGGCGGTAACGAGATCCGGGTGTTCGATACCGATTGCGGGAAGGTGGGCATCCTGATCTGCTACGATGTGGAATTCCCCGAACTGTCGCGCATCCTCGCACAGCAGGGTTTACAGATACTGTTCGTGCCTTTCCTCACCGATACCCAGAACGGCTACAACCGCGTGCGTTTCTGCGCACAGGCCCGCGCCATCGAAAATGAATGTTACGTAGCCATTGCAGGCTGTGTGGGTAACCTTCCGCAGGTAAACAACATGGATCTGCAATATGCACAGTCAGCCGTGCTAACCCCGTCCGACTTCGCGTTCCCCGTCACCGGCGTAAAGGCGGATGCTACCCCCAACACGGAAATGATCGTGGTAGCGGACGTAGACCTGGTACTGCTCAAAGAACTGCATGCATTTGGAAGTGTGCAGAACCTGAAAGATCTTCGCAGCGATTTGTACCAGGTACAACTGAGGAAAAAATAA
- a CDS encoding glycosyltransferase encodes MRIQNRDFVIIGLQQWYTPIGSNCKNIARQLAKDNRVLYVNSPLDRRTILHAKEDPNIGYHLQATRGEKEAIVPIGDNMWNLYPPTTVESINWIPFTPVFSWFNRRNNRKFAADIKAAADQLGFRDLIVFNDNDMFRGFYMKEYLQPKTYIYYSRDYLLGVDYWKKHGTTLEPQHIAKADVAVANSLYLADMLKQYNTNSHYVGQGCDFSLFNAAEDHPVPADLAAISGTRIGYVGALNSIRLDIGILEQMGDARPDWQIVLVGPEDDTFRSSRLHSMPNVHFLGRKELPELAAYIRHFDVCLNPQLVNPVTIGNYPLKIDEYLAMGKPVVATATQTMSLFRDHVYLAQQPGDYVALTEKALAENTPAVARQRMDFARSHTWENSVDAIYNAILSKGL; translated from the coding sequence ATGCGCATACAAAACAGAGATTTTGTTATAATCGGCCTGCAACAATGGTATACCCCCATCGGAAGCAATTGTAAAAACATCGCCCGCCAGCTGGCAAAAGATAACAGGGTACTCTACGTAAATTCCCCGCTCGACAGGCGGACGATCCTCCACGCAAAGGAAGACCCCAATATCGGCTATCACCTGCAAGCGACCCGTGGCGAAAAAGAAGCCATCGTTCCTATCGGCGACAACATGTGGAACCTGTACCCTCCCACCACTGTGGAATCCATCAACTGGATACCTTTCACCCCCGTGTTTTCCTGGTTCAACCGGCGGAACAACCGGAAATTCGCCGCGGATATCAAAGCAGCGGCAGATCAGCTGGGTTTCAGGGACCTGATCGTGTTTAACGATAACGACATGTTCCGTGGCTTTTACATGAAAGAATATCTTCAGCCCAAGACCTATATTTATTACAGCCGCGACTACCTGCTGGGTGTCGATTACTGGAAAAAGCACGGCACCACGCTGGAACCGCAGCACATTGCCAAGGCGGACGTAGCCGTGGCCAATTCGTTGTACCTGGCCGATATGTTGAAGCAGTACAATACCAACAGTCATTACGTAGGCCAGGGCTGCGACTTCAGCCTGTTCAACGCCGCAGAAGACCACCCGGTCCCTGCCGACCTGGCCGCCATTTCCGGCACCAGGATCGGGTACGTAGGCGCATTAAACTCGATCCGCCTCGACATCGGCATTCTGGAGCAGATGGGCGATGCACGCCCGGACTGGCAGATCGTGCTGGTGGGCCCGGAAGACGATACATTCCGGTCCAGCCGCCTGCACAGTATGCCAAACGTGCACTTCCTCGGCCGGAAAGAACTGCCCGAGCTGGCAGCATACATCAGGCATTTTGATGTTTGCCTCAATCCCCAGCTGGTGAACCCGGTGACGATCGGTAATTATCCGCTTAAAATCGATGAATATCTTGCGATGGGCAAGCCGGTAGTAGCTACCGCCACGCAAACCATGAGCCTGTTCCGGGATCATGTTTACCTTGCACAGCAGCCCGGAGATTATGTGGCGCTGACAGAAAAGGCCCTCGCTGAAAACACGCCTGCCGTTGCCCGTCAACGGATGGATTTTGCCCGTTCCCATACCTGGGAAAATTCGGTAGATGCTATTTATAACGCAATCCTTTCCAAAGGCCTATGA
- a CDS encoding acyltransferase, giving the protein MSFKEKIKQNEKLKQFVLLMLIPRGQARPRTWVKWLVNPFFHKKGKGALVRRRTRMDVLPFNPFTLGAHSTIEDFATVNNGVGAVHIGEHVRIGIGNVLIGPVRIGNNVIIAQNVVMSGLNHNYEDINLPISLQPVTTAEIIVEDDCWIGANAVLTAGVRIGRHSVVAGGSVVTKDVPPFTIVGGNPARILKQYNQATNTWEKP; this is encoded by the coding sequence ATGAGCTTCAAAGAAAAAATAAAACAGAACGAGAAATTGAAGCAGTTTGTACTGCTGATGCTGATACCCCGTGGTCAGGCGAGGCCCCGCACCTGGGTAAAATGGCTGGTAAACCCGTTCTTCCACAAAAAAGGGAAGGGTGCGCTGGTGCGGCGCAGAACACGGATGGATGTGCTACCATTTAACCCGTTTACACTGGGTGCACATTCTACTATCGAGGATTTTGCAACCGTCAATAACGGGGTGGGCGCCGTGCACATCGGAGAACATGTGCGCATCGGCATCGGCAATGTATTGATCGGGCCGGTACGCATCGGGAATAATGTCATCATCGCGCAGAACGTGGTGATGTCAGGCCTGAACCATAATTATGAGGATATTAACCTTCCCATATCATTACAGCCCGTAACAACGGCCGAAATCATCGTGGAAGACGACTGCTGGATAGGCGCTAACGCCGTATTGACGGCGGGCGTACGGATAGGCCGGCATTCGGTGGTGGCAGGAGGCAGTGTTGTTACCAAAGACGTACCTCCTTTCACCATCGTAGGCGGCAACCCGGCGCGCATACTGAAACAGTATAACCAGGCCACCAATACCTGGGAAAAACCCTAG